The DNA sequence AGGATGTTCTCCCCATCCAGGAGGACCTCCCCCCGCTCCACGGTGTACTCGGGGTCCCCGGCCAGGACCTTGCCCAGGGTGCTCTTCCCCGCCCCGTTCGGCCCCATGAGGGCGTGCACCTCCCCCGAGGGCACCCGGAGGTTCACCCCCTTGAGGATCATCTCTCCGTCTATGGACACCCAGAGGTCGCGGATTTCCAGCTGGCTCATTCTTCCTCCTTGGGGGCTTTACCCCCCTCGCGTCCAGTATAGGGGGGGCGCCCGACAAAGTCTAGTGATTTAGTCGGGATTCATCAGGTAGAAGGCCAGGGCCTCCGGGGGGGCCAGGGGGGTCTCGGGGAGGCGGGCCTTGAGGTCGGGGCAGAACCGGGCCAGGCCGCGGCCGAACTGCTCCTTGAAGGGGGTGGGGTAGGCCCCTTGCCGCACCTCCAGGGCCTTGCTCCAGGCGGCCTCCTTCTCCCCCAGGCCCAGGAGGGCCAGGGCCTCCAGGGCCTTGGCCCAGACCCGGAGGCCGGGGTCGTCCGGGAGGGCCAGGGCCACCAGCTGGGCCAGGGCCTCCCCGAAGCGGCCCGCCCGGGCCAGGGCCTCCGCGTAGCTCAGCCGGGCCTGGGCCCGGAGGTAGGGGTTCTCCAGGGCCAAAAAAGGCCTAAGGAGCTGGGCGGCCTCCTCGGGGGCCTCGAGGAGGGCGAGGAGGGAGAGGGCGTCCAGCCGGAGGGCGGTGTACCGGTCGGTCCCCTCCTCGGGGATCCGGTCCAGGAGGGCCCTTAGGAGGCGGCGGGCCTCCTTCGCTTCCAGACCCCCCAGGTAGGGGGGGCGGTAGGGGTGGCCGGCCTCCAGGAGGAGGTAGGCGGCGGCCATGCGGAAGAGGGTGCGCAGGTGGCGGTACCGGGCCTCCTTGGGCCGCTCCCGGGTGGAGCGGAAGAAGGCCTCCGCCTCCGCGGCCAGCCTCAGGGCCTCCAGGGGCCTTCCCCGGGCCGCCTCGAGCACGCTGGCCTCGCTCTTCACCCGGGCCCGGGTGAAGGGGTCCTGGGCCTCCTCCAGGGCCTTCCTAAGGGCGGCCTCCGCCTCCTCGTAGGCCCCGAGCCGCCTCAGGAGGGTGCCGTAGCGGGCGCGGATGCGGGCCAGCTCGTCCCGGGGGGCCCCCGCCTCCTCCAGCACCTTAAGGCCGGCCTCCATCTCCTCCCGGGCCCGGGCCTCCCCCAGGCGCATCAAGAGGTCCCCCATCTGGTAGCGGGCCCGTCCCAGGAGGAGGGGGTCGTGCCCCACCTGGGCCAGGGCCTCCAGGGCCTCCCGGTACCGGCCCATGTCCTTGGCCACCAGGCCCCGCCAGAGCAGGACCCGGTCCTTGAGGAAGGGCTCCACCCGGAGGCCCTCCGCCTGGGCCACCCAGGCGGCCGCCTTCTCGTACTCCCCCCGCCAGCGCTCCACCGCCGCCAGGACCAGAAGTCCCTCCGCCCGGGCGGTCTCATCCAAAAGCCCCAGGTCCTCCGGGGGCGGGAGGAGGTGGGCGGCCTCCGGGTAGGCCCCCGCGTCCGCCTGGGCCTCGGCGTACTTGATCCGGGCCCAGGCGCGCAACCGGGGGTCTTGCGACTGGGAGAGGACCTCCAGGGCCTCCCGGGCCTCGGGGTGGGTGTACTGGCCCAGGACCGCCCGGTACCGGGCCACCACCGCCGCCAGGGCCTCCCGCTCCTGGGGCGGCCAGGTGCGCCCCTCCTCCCACAGGCCCGGGAGGAGGGCGATCCGGGAGGGGTCCTCCAGGAGGAGTTCCAGAAGGGCCTGGTGCTCCCCCGCGTGCCGGGCATGGTAGAGCCTTCGGAAGAGGTTCTCCTTCGGGAAGAAGTCCAGGGCCAGGCGGTGGAGCTCCTTAGGGGCCTCCTTGGGAAGGAGGCTGCGCAGGGCGGGGCGGACCAGGCCCTCCCCTGCGGACTCCAAAAGGGCCCTCTCCGCGTGGGAGAGCCGCTCCAGGGGCCGGCCCAGGGCCTTCTCCAGAAGGGGGATGGGAACGGCGGGGTCGGCCTCGGGGGAGAAGGCGGCCAGGGCCAGGAGGAGGGGGCGGAGGGCGGGGTCCTCCTGCAGGGGGACGGAGGGGTCGTGCTTGGCCGCCTCGAGGAGGACCAGGCGGGAGAGCTCGGCGAAGTTCCGCCCCGCCTGGTTGACCAGGGCCTCCACCCGCTCGGGGTCCAGGTGGGGGAGGCGCTCCTTCACGAAGCGGCGGGCCTCCTCCCGGGTGGGCGGGGAGAGGGGCTGGTAGGGGAGGGTGGGGGGCGGCTCGGAGAGGGCGGCCAGGTAGGGGATCCGGAGGCGTTTCAGGAAGGGCTCGAGCCAGGCGGAGACCCCCTTCCTCTCCCCGTCCTCCCCCCTGAGGGGGAGGCCCATCAGGCTGCCCTCCGCCTCCGCCCGCAGGAGGAGGGGCCGGCCCTGCCGGTTCAGGGCCGAGGCCAGGAGGAGGAGGAGCTCCTTCTGCACCCCCCCTTGGAGGGCGTAGGGCTGGGTGGGGGAAAGCTGGGCCAAAAGGGCCTCCGCCTCCTCCCCCACGCCCAGGGCCTCGGCCAAGGGGAGGAGGCTTTGGGCCAGCTCCCCGGAGAGGTTCAGGACGTGCCCCGGCACCGCCCGGGCCAGGGCCGAGAGGAGGACGCTCTTCCCCGTGGCCGGCCCCCCCACCACCACCATCTGGGGCCGGCCCGTCTGGAGCTCCCGCAGGAAGCGGCGGAAGATGCGCCGCTTGTCCCGGCCCAGGAGCCTGCGGACGCTCTCCAGGTAGAGCTCGGGCGGGGGCGGGGGCGGCTCCAGGCCCGCCTCGCGGTAGAGCTCGGCGATGACCCCGTAGAGCCGCTCCTTCTCCTCCGGGCTCCCCAGGTCCTTGTAGAGGATGTTCCGCACCGTGCCCGACCGCCCCCCCTTCTCCGCCACCCGGGCCTCGAGCCAGCGCAAGGACCCCTTCCTGCCCCGGTGGTCCCGGCCCGAGAGGTGGGGGCGCAGGGCCTCCAGATAGCCGAGCCAAGGTGTAGGCGCCTCTGGCATAGGTGTATACACTATAGCAGGGCGCCTTCCGCAAAAAAAGCCCCCCGCGGGCGCGGGGGGTGCGTGGCCGACGGGGGCGTCAGTGGAACTGGGCCTCCTCGGTGGAGCCCTTCAGGGCCACGGTGGAGGCCTGGCCGCCCGTGATGGCCAGGACCACCTCGTCAAAGTACCCGGCCCCCACCTCCCGCTGGTGCTTCACGGCGGTGAAGCCCTCCTTCTGGGCGGCGAACTCCAGCTGTTGCAGCTCCACGAAGGCGGGCATGCCCTGCTCCTTGTACTTCTTGGCCAGCTCCCAGGTGCGGTAGTTCAGGTTGTGCCAGCCCGCCAGGGTGATGAACTGGAACTTGTACCCCATGGCCCCCAGCTCCCGCTGGAACTTGGCGATGGTCTCGTCGTCCAGGAACTTCTTCCAGTTGAAGCTGGGGGAGCAGTTGTAGGCCAGCATCTTGTCGGGGAACTCCCGCTTCACCGCCTCGGCGAACTTGCGGGCCTCCTCCAGGTCCGGGGTGGAGGTCTCGAGCCAGAGGAGGTCGGCGTAGGGGGCGTAGGCCAGGGCCCGGGCGATGCCCGCCTCGAGGCCGTTCTTGAAGCGGTAGAACCCCTCGGGGGTGCGCTCGTTCAGGATGAAGGGCTTGTCCCGCTCGTCCACGTCGCTGGTGATCAGGGTGGCCGCCTCCGCGTCCGTGCGGGCGATGATCACCGTGGGCACCCCCATCACGTCCGCGGCCAGCCGGGCCGCCTGCAGGGTGCGGATGTGCTGGCTCGTGGGGACCAGGACCTTCCCCCCCAGGTGGCCGCACTTCTTCTCGCTGGAGAGCTGGTCCTCGTAGTGGATGCCCGCCGCCCCCGCCTCGATCATCTGCTTGGTCAGCTCAAAGACGTTGAGGGCGCCGCCGAAGCCCGCCTCCGCGTCCGCCACGATGGGCACGTACCAGTCCCGGCTCACCTTCCCCTCGGAGCGCTCGATCTGGTCGGCCCGCATCAGGGCCTTGTTGATGCGCCGGACGATCTGGGGCACGGAGTTGGAAGGGTAGAGGGACTGGTCGGGGTAGGTCTCCCAGGCCAGGTTGGCGTCCGCGGCCACCTGCCAGCCGGAGAGGTAGATGGCCTCGAGGCCCGCCCGGACCATCTGCACCGCCATGTTGCCGGTGTAGGCCCCGAAGGTGTTCACGTAGGGCCGGGTGTGGAGGAGCTCCCAGAGCCTCTCGGCCCCTCGCTTGGCCAGGGTGTACTCCACCTGGATGCTGGGCCTGAGCCGGACCACGTCCTCCGCGGTGTAGTCCCGGCGCACCCCCTTCCAGCGGGGGTTGGTCTCCCACTCCTTCCTGAGCGCCTCGGCCTCCTTCTGCATCTCGGGGGTCAGCAGCATCTTCTCCCTCCTGGCTTCCAGGTTGGGCCAGGGGGGGGAGGCGGTGTAAGGTGTAGCTACAAAACCCTCACACCACGGCCGAGGACCTCTGGGGGGAAACTACACTACTTCACCTGCTGGGCCGCCACCAGGAGGGGGTCCCAGACGGGGCTGAAGGGGGGGGCGTAGGCCAGGTCCAGGGCCAGGAGGTCCTCCACCGTTCCCTTCTGGTGGAGGAGGGCGGCCAGGACCTTGATCCGCAAAGCGGCGTTCATGTGCCCCACCACCGCCCCCCCCAGGAGGCGGCCGGTCCCCTCCTCGTAGACCAGGCGGACGTGGAGGGGGTGGGTGCCCGGGTAGTAGTGGGCCCCGTCCCGGCTCTGGATCTGGACCGCCTTGGCCCGGAACCCCTCCTTCAGGGCGGCCTCCAGGGAGAGGCCGGTGGTGGCCACCGCCAGGCCAAAGGCCTTGAAGATGGCCGTCCCCACCACCCCCCTGAACCGGGCCTCCTCCTTTCCGATCACGCTCCCGGCGGTGCGGCCGTGCTTGTTGGCCACGTCCCCCAGGGGGAGCCAGTAGGGCCGCTCCAGGACCAGATGGCGGCTTTCCGCCACGTCCCCCGCGGCGAAGACCCCCTCCAGGTTGGTCCGCATCCTTTCGTCGGTGGCGATGGCCCCCGTGGGGCCCAGGGCCACCCCCATGGCCTGGGCCAGGGCGGTGTTGGGGCGGATGCCCACCGCCAAAAGGACCAGGTCGGCGGGGACGAAGCCCGCGTCCGTCTCCACCCCCTCCACCCGGCCCGCCCCCCGCAGGGCGGTGGCCCGGACCCCGGTCCAGACCTCCACCCCGTGGGCCTCGAGCTCCTGCTTGACCAGGGCGCTGACCTCGGGGTCGGCCTGGGGCAGGGGGCGGTCCTTGGCCTCCAGGAGGGTTACCTCCTTGCCCAGCTTCCGGAAGGCCTCCGCCACCTCGAGGCCGATGTACCCCGCCCCCAGGATGGCCGTCCGCCTGGCCCCCTCCAGGGCCTCCTTGATCCGGGCCCCGTCCTCCATGCTCCTCAGGGTGTAGATCCCCTCCTGCTCCGTCCCCGGCAGGCTGGGGACGAGGGGCCGGGCCCCCGTGGCCAGGACCAGGAGGTCAAACCGGTCCTGGAAGGTCCGCCTATTTTCATGGTCAAACACGGTCAGGACCCGGTCCTCGTAGTTCACGTCCACCACCTCGTGCCGGGTGTGGACCTCCACCCCCTGCTTCCGGAACTCCTCCGGGGTGCGGGCCACCAGGGCCTCCAGCCGGGGGATCTCCCCGGAGAGGAAGTAGGGGAGGCCGCAGGCCCCGTAGGAGACGTAGCCGGACTTCTCGTAGACCACCACCTCGAGGCCGGGGTCGGTGCGTTTGGCCTTGGCCGCCGCCGAGGCCCCCCCGGCCACCCCGCCCACCACCACGAGCCGCCTCATGCCCCTCAGTTTGGCATACCCCGGGCGGGGTATTTGTCCCGTAGCCTTAGGGGGATGGGGCTTCTCCTCCTGGTGGGGCCGGTGGACGCGGGCAAGACCACCTTAAGCCGGGCGCTCCTCGCCCGGCGCGAGGGGTTTCTCCTGGACCTGGACGTGGGCCAGGGGAGCCTGCCCGGGGCCCTCTCCCTCTTCCGGCTCCGGGAGGGGCGGTGGGTCCTTTTGCGCCGCTATCTGGTGGGGGCCCTCTCCCCCCGGGGCCTGGAGGCGGAGGTGGTGGCGGGCTCGGCCCGGCTCCGGCGGCTCCTGCCCGAGGACGCCTTTGCCGTGGCCGACACGGACGGCCTTTTGGACGAGCGCCTCCGCCTCCTCCAGGCCGAGGCCCTGCTTCCCGAGGAGGTCTGGGTCCTGGGGGACCGGGACCTCTACCGGGCCCTGTCCTGGCGGCAGGACTTCCGGGT is a window from the Thermus filiformis genome containing:
- a CDS encoding FAD-dependent oxidoreductase, with the translated sequence MRRLVVVGGVAGGASAAAKAKRTDPGLEVVVYEKSGYVSYGACGLPYFLSGEIPRLEALVARTPEEFRKQGVEVHTRHEVVDVNYEDRVLTVFDHENRRTFQDRFDLLVLATGARPLVPSLPGTEQEGIYTLRSMEDGARIKEALEGARRTAILGAGYIGLEVAEAFRKLGKEVTLLEAKDRPLPQADPEVSALVKQELEAHGVEVWTGVRATALRGAGRVEGVETDAGFVPADLVLLAVGIRPNTALAQAMGVALGPTGAIATDERMRTNLEGVFAAGDVAESRHLVLERPYWLPLGDVANKHGRTAGSVIGKEEARFRGVVGTAIFKAFGLAVATTGLSLEAALKEGFRAKAVQIQSRDGAHYYPGTHPLHVRLVYEEGTGRLLGGAVVGHMNAALRIKVLAALLHQKGTVEDLLALDLAYAPPFSPVWDPLLVAAQQVK
- a CDS encoding ATP-binding protein, with protein sequence MPEAPTPWLGYLEALRPHLSGRDHRGRKGSLRWLEARVAEKGGRSGTVRNILYKDLGSPEEKERLYGVIAELYREAGLEPPPPPPELYLESVRRLLGRDKRRIFRRFLRELQTGRPQMVVVGGPATGKSVLLSALARAVPGHVLNLSGELAQSLLPLAEALGVGEEAEALLAQLSPTQPYALQGGVQKELLLLLASALNRQGRPLLLRAEAEGSLMGLPLRGEDGERKGVSAWLEPFLKRLRIPYLAALSEPPPTLPYQPLSPPTREEARRFVKERLPHLDPERVEALVNQAGRNFAELSRLVLLEAAKHDPSVPLQEDPALRPLLLALAAFSPEADPAVPIPLLEKALGRPLERLSHAERALLESAGEGLVRPALRSLLPKEAPKELHRLALDFFPKENLFRRLYHARHAGEHQALLELLLEDPSRIALLPGLWEEGRTWPPQEREALAAVVARYRAVLGQYTHPEAREALEVLSQSQDPRLRAWARIKYAEAQADAGAYPEAAHLLPPPEDLGLLDETARAEGLLVLAAVERWRGEYEKAAAWVAQAEGLRVEPFLKDRVLLWRGLVAKDMGRYREALEALAQVGHDPLLLGRARYQMGDLLMRLGEARAREEMEAGLKVLEEAGAPRDELARIRARYGTLLRRLGAYEEAEAALRKALEEAQDPFTRARVKSEASVLEAARGRPLEALRLAAEAEAFFRSTRERPKEARYRHLRTLFRMAAAYLLLEAGHPYRPPYLGGLEAKEARRLLRALLDRIPEEGTDRYTALRLDALSLLALLEAPEEAAQLLRPFLALENPYLRAQARLSYAEALARAGRFGEALAQLVALALPDDPGLRVWAKALEALALLGLGEKEAAWSKALEVRQGAYPTPFKEQFGRGLARFCPDLKARLPETPLAPPEALAFYLMNPD
- the aceA gene encoding isocitrate lyase: MLLTPEMQKEAEALRKEWETNPRWKGVRRDYTAEDVVRLRPSIQVEYTLAKRGAERLWELLHTRPYVNTFGAYTGNMAVQMVRAGLEAIYLSGWQVAADANLAWETYPDQSLYPSNSVPQIVRRINKALMRADQIERSEGKVSRDWYVPIVADAEAGFGGALNVFELTKQMIEAGAAGIHYEDQLSSEKKCGHLGGKVLVPTSQHIRTLQAARLAADVMGVPTVIIARTDAEAATLITSDVDERDKPFILNERTPEGFYRFKNGLEAGIARALAYAPYADLLWLETSTPDLEEARKFAEAVKREFPDKMLAYNCSPSFNWKKFLDDETIAKFQRELGAMGYKFQFITLAGWHNLNYRTWELAKKYKEQGMPAFVELQQLEFAAQKEGFTAVKHQREVGAGYFDEVVLAITGGQASTVALKGSTEEAQFH
- a CDS encoding Clp1/GlmU family protein, translating into MGLLLLVGPVDAGKTTLSRALLARREGFLLDLDVGQGSLPGALSLFRLREGRWVLLRRYLVGALSPRGLEAEVVAGSARLRRLLPEDAFAVADTDGLLDERLRLLQAEALLPEEVWVLGDRDLYRALSWRQDFRVRLFSPLKEARRKTAEKRRRARTERLLAHFSQALPRVLPYEGEASPRLFGLLDGEGFLLGYARLLASGGGEGLFLTPVRGEVARVLPTRIPWPSPALPG